From a single Prionailurus bengalensis isolate Pbe53 chromosome A1, Fcat_Pben_1.1_paternal_pri, whole genome shotgun sequence genomic region:
- the LOC122484899 gene encoding sperm acrosome-associated protein 7-like isoform X2, with protein MAGDRGVILFVLLLSCWCHTEPQPINMTSGPTTEMPPSSKDPEDIPGIFDEILVQEMLNPNKSSVAGKHMTASTLSTKLFNDKNDSMNEDFEVGGTQNYQGLSDNSQFSTGSEDKIFNNEPSTDQSYRLGNPEGYSESQFSSGGRNLKNDQYKKTSILDKILQNIGKSSGSSSQ; from the exons ATGGCAGGAGACAGAGGAGTGATCCTGTTTGTCCTGCTGCTGTCCTGCTGGTGCCACACGGAGCCCCAGCCCATCAACATGACTTCAG GTCCAACCACTGAAATGCCACCCAGCTCAAAAGATCCGGAGGATATACCTGGAATATTTG ATGAAATTCTAGTCCAAGAGATGTTGAATCCAAATAAGTCATCAGTGGCTGGAAAGCACATGACAGCATCAACATTGTCAACAAAGTTGTTCAACGATAAAA ATGACAGCATGAATGAGGATTTTGAAGTTGGTGGCACTCAGAATTATCAGGGACTCTCCGATAATTCACAATTCTCTACTGGCAGTGAGGACAAAATTTTCAATAATG AACCCAGTACTGACCAGAGTTACCGGCTCGGCAATCCTGAGGGTTACAGCGAATCACAGTTCTCTTCTGGCG gaaggaatttaaaaaatgatcaatatAAAAAAACATCAATTCTGGACAAAATCCTTCAAAACATTGGAAAATCTTCAG GGAGCTCTTCCCAGTAA
- the LOC122484899 gene encoding sperm acrosome-associated protein 7-like isoform X3: MSQDPGHSRVSWRPRSSGHGLLPSAGGNMAGDRGVILFVLLLSCWCHTEPQPINMTSGTVTGPTTEMPPSSKDPEDIPGIFDDSMNEDFEVGGTQNYQGLSDNSQFSTGSEDKIFNNEPSTDQSYRLGNPEGYSESQFSSGGRNLKNDQYKKTSILDKILQNIGKSSGSSSQ, translated from the exons ATGTCACAGGACCCTGGACATTCCAGGGTATCCTGGAGACCAAGGTCTTCAGGGCATGGTCTTCTTCCTTCAGCTGGAGGGAACATGGCAGGAGACAGAGGAGTGATCCTGTTTGTCCTGCTGCTGTCCTGCTGGTGCCACACGGAGCCCCAGCCCATCAACATGACTTCAGGTACAGTCACAG GTCCAACCACTGAAATGCCACCCAGCTCAAAAGATCCGGAGGATATACCTGGAATATTTG ATGACAGCATGAATGAGGATTTTGAAGTTGGTGGCACTCAGAATTATCAGGGACTCTCCGATAATTCACAATTCTCTACTGGCAGTGAGGACAAAATTTTCAATAATG AACCCAGTACTGACCAGAGTTACCGGCTCGGCAATCCTGAGGGTTACAGCGAATCACAGTTCTCTTCTGGCG gaaggaatttaaaaaatgatcaatatAAAAAAACATCAATTCTGGACAAAATCCTTCAAAACATTGGAAAATCTTCAG GGAGCTCTTCCCAGTAA
- the LOC122484899 gene encoding sperm acrosome-associated protein 7-like isoform X1 — protein MSQDPGHSRVSWRPRSSGHGLLPSAGGNMAGDRGVILFVLLLSCWCHTEPQPINMTSGTVTGPTTEMPPSSKDPEDIPGIFDEILVQEMLNPNKSSVAGKHMTASTLSTKLFNDKNDSMNEDFEVGGTQNYQGLSDNSQFSTGSEDKIFNNEPSTDQSYRLGNPEGYSESQFSSGGRNLKNDQYKKTSILDKILQNIGKSSGSSSQ, from the exons ATGTCACAGGACCCTGGACATTCCAGGGTATCCTGGAGACCAAGGTCTTCAGGGCATGGTCTTCTTCCTTCAGCTGGAGGGAACATGGCAGGAGACAGAGGAGTGATCCTGTTTGTCCTGCTGCTGTCCTGCTGGTGCCACACGGAGCCCCAGCCCATCAACATGACTTCAGGTACAGTCACAG GTCCAACCACTGAAATGCCACCCAGCTCAAAAGATCCGGAGGATATACCTGGAATATTTG ATGAAATTCTAGTCCAAGAGATGTTGAATCCAAATAAGTCATCAGTGGCTGGAAAGCACATGACAGCATCAACATTGTCAACAAAGTTGTTCAACGATAAAA ATGACAGCATGAATGAGGATTTTGAAGTTGGTGGCACTCAGAATTATCAGGGACTCTCCGATAATTCACAATTCTCTACTGGCAGTGAGGACAAAATTTTCAATAATG AACCCAGTACTGACCAGAGTTACCGGCTCGGCAATCCTGAGGGTTACAGCGAATCACAGTTCTCTTCTGGCG gaaggaatttaaaaaatgatcaatatAAAAAAACATCAATTCTGGACAAAATCCTTCAAAACATTGGAAAATCTTCAG GGAGCTCTTCCCAGTAA
- the LOC122484899 gene encoding sperm acrosome-associated protein 7-like isoform X4, with product MSQDPGHSRVSWRPRSSGHGLLPSAGGNMAGDRGVILFVLLLSCWCHTEPQPINMTSGPTTEMPPSSKDPEDIPGIFDDSMNEDFEVGGTQNYQGLSDNSQFSTGSEDKIFNNEPSTDQSYRLGNPEGYSESQFSSGGRNLKNDQYKKTSILDKILQNIGKSSGSSSQ from the exons ATGTCACAGGACCCTGGACATTCCAGGGTATCCTGGAGACCAAGGTCTTCAGGGCATGGTCTTCTTCCTTCAGCTGGAGGGAACATGGCAGGAGACAGAGGAGTGATCCTGTTTGTCCTGCTGCTGTCCTGCTGGTGCCACACGGAGCCCCAGCCCATCAACATGACTTCAG GTCCAACCACTGAAATGCCACCCAGCTCAAAAGATCCGGAGGATATACCTGGAATATTTG ATGACAGCATGAATGAGGATTTTGAAGTTGGTGGCACTCAGAATTATCAGGGACTCTCCGATAATTCACAATTCTCTACTGGCAGTGAGGACAAAATTTTCAATAATG AACCCAGTACTGACCAGAGTTACCGGCTCGGCAATCCTGAGGGTTACAGCGAATCACAGTTCTCTTCTGGCG gaaggaatttaaaaaatgatcaatatAAAAAAACATCAATTCTGGACAAAATCCTTCAAAACATTGGAAAATCTTCAG GGAGCTCTTCCCAGTAA